A window from Vicinamibacterales bacterium encodes these proteins:
- a CDS encoding TonB-dependent receptor plug domain-containing protein: MNARRVRFSLAVALVAGMAAGASAQQQPAVPTVEETVQVVATRLPEAPHEVPASIEVFTGDDLRALGASSLKDALSLATGVAIAPGGDGGPAGAVPEFWGLREFDAFLLVVDDVPWGGAFNPALTALSMRDVERVEVLRGPAPVTFGATSFVGVIHVVHRAAATDRSYATVSGGSYGSGGGAIDFAIPSAGAWRSRLSVDGERQGFKDDRTSFSRGHALWRTTRAANDRRLWFLADVNVLRQDPASPHPRQGTALSARVPLDANHNPDGAFLNENRINVG; this comes from the coding sequence CGTCGCCCTCGTCGCGGGAATGGCCGCCGGTGCGTCCGCCCAGCAGCAGCCGGCCGTGCCCACAGTGGAGGAAACCGTCCAGGTCGTCGCCACGCGCCTCCCCGAGGCACCACACGAGGTGCCGGCGTCGATCGAGGTCTTCACGGGAGACGACCTCCGGGCCCTCGGGGCCTCGAGCCTCAAGGACGCCCTGTCCCTGGCCACCGGCGTGGCCATCGCGCCCGGCGGCGACGGCGGCCCCGCCGGCGCGGTACCGGAGTTCTGGGGCCTGCGCGAGTTCGACGCCTTCCTGCTGGTGGTGGACGACGTGCCCTGGGGCGGCGCGTTCAACCCGGCACTGACCGCGCTCAGCATGCGCGACGTCGAGCGCGTGGAGGTGCTGCGCGGCCCGGCGCCCGTCACCTTCGGCGCCACGTCCTTCGTGGGCGTCATCCACGTGGTCCACCGCGCGGCGGCCACCGACCGGAGCTACGCCACCGTGTCGGGCGGGAGCTACGGCAGCGGCGGCGGCGCCATCGATTTCGCCATCCCGTCGGCGGGCGCCTGGCGGTCCAGGCTGTCGGTGGACGGCGAGCGCCAGGGCTTCAAGGACGACAGGACCTCGTTCTCGCGCGGCCACGCGCTCTGGCGGACCACGCGTGCGGCGAACGACCGGCGCCTCTGGTTCCTCGCCGACGTGAACGTCCTGCGCCAGGATCCGGCCAGTCCCCATCCGCGCCAGGGCACCGCGCTCAGCGCCCGCGTGCCGCTCGACGCGAACCACAATCCGGACGGCGCGTTCCTGAACGAGAACCGGATCAACGTCGGCA